The Seleniivibrio woodruffii genome window below encodes:
- a CDS encoding ubiquinol-cytochrome c reductase iron-sulfur subunit, whose translation MAVSRRSFLKRLTYFAAGAAGLWGLFRYLTPPSAGGEIILSVRSTDIPEGGALIFADRQTAVLRKDGRITALSMTCTHLGCTVSLDGDRFACPCHGSIFSLDGGVIKGPAVKPLTEYAFEEKNGILTVFRRSVS comes from the coding sequence ATGGCTGTTTCCAGACGGAGTTTTCTGAAAAGACTGACATATTTTGCGGCGGGTGCGGCAGGACTCTGGGGTCTTTTCAGATACCTCACTCCGCCTTCTGCTGGCGGGGAGATAATTCTCAGCGTCAGGTCAACGGATATTCCGGAGGGGGGTGCGCTCATCTTTGCAGACAGGCAGACCGCTGTTCTGCGCAAAGATGGCAGAATAACGGCTCTCTCAATGACCTGCACACATCTGGGCTGTACGGTTTCCCTCGACGGCGACAGGTTTGCCTGTCCCTGCCACGGGAGCATATTTTCTCTGGACGGAGGCGTTATCAAAGGGCCTGCGGTCAAGCCGCTTACAGAATATGCTTTTGAAGAGAAGAACGGCATCCTGACGGTTTTCAGAAGGAGCGTCTCTTGA